A genome region from Qingrenia yutianensis includes the following:
- the hrcA gene encoding heat-inducible transcriptional repressor HrcA, whose product MSDRKRRILRAIVDDYIRTAEPVGSSYILNRHKLGISSATIRNEMAELEGTGYLDKPHTSAGRVPSSLGYRVYVDELMQRYTLTVREIEEMRASLKKSYLELGNILKDISNTVAHLTNYTTLISTPCVATNILKSIRLVPLDEKSFVMLVVNSGGIVKNTTITAKGGVDAKVLERLGNYLNLTFCDREVGAITNEFILAQKEIMPLPDEIMNPVMGFLSEVLQDFTGFDISADGQANILNYPEFKDVNRTKEFFDFVRNIDKNFLKEKIADDKINILIGDENPHLKDLGLSMVISNYKIKDGMIGGIAIVGPTRMDYSKVVATLDYLKKNLDKYLDGTDTR is encoded by the coding sequence TTGAGCGACAGAAAACGCCGTATTTTAAGAGCGATTGTAGACGATTATATCCGCACCGCAGAGCCTGTCGGCTCGTCTTACATTTTAAACAGGCACAAGCTGGGAATAAGCTCGGCAACAATCCGAAACGAGATGGCGGAGCTTGAGGGAACGGGTTATCTTGACAAACCGCACACCTCGGCCGGCAGAGTGCCGTCGTCGCTCGGATACAGGGTTTATGTAGACGAACTTATGCAGCGCTACACCCTTACAGTGCGCGAAATTGAAGAAATGCGCGCCTCGCTCAAAAAAAGCTATCTTGAGCTGGGCAATATTTTAAAGGATATTTCCAATACCGTGGCGCATCTTACAAACTATACGACGCTTATTTCAACACCGTGCGTTGCAACAAACATATTAAAAAGCATACGTCTTGTTCCGCTTGACGAAAAAAGCTTTGTAATGCTTGTTGTAAACAGCGGAGGAATTGTCAAGAATACTACCATAACGGCAAAAGGCGGAGTGGACGCAAAGGTTTTGGAAAGGCTGGGAAATTACTTAAACCTCACCTTCTGCGACCGCGAGGTCGGCGCGATTACAAACGAATTTATCCTCGCGCAGAAAGAGATTATGCCTCTGCCCGACGAAATTATGAACCCCGTAATGGGCTTTTTGTCCGAAGTTTTACAGGATTTCACGGGATTTGACATATCGGCGGACGGTCAGGCAAACATTTTGAACTATCCCGAATTTAAGGATGTTAACCGAACGAAAGAATTTTTTGATTTTGTAAGAAATATCGACAAAAACTTTTTGAAAGAAAAAATTGCCGACGATAAAATCAATATTCTTATCGGCGACGAAAATCCGCATCTTAAAGATTTGGGATTGAGCATGGTAATTTCAAACTACAAAATCAAGGACGGTATGATTGGCGGAATTGCGATTGTAGGTCCTACAAGAATGGATTATTCAAAGGTTGTCGCAACGCTTGATTATCTCAAGAAAAACCTTGACAAGTATTTGGACGGAACCGACACCCGTTAA
- a CDS encoding oxaloacetate decarboxylase, which translates to MNINPMNFVFNLKYMLFGMLTIFAVIGIIVIITMLLNKFSHGRE; encoded by the coding sequence ATGAATATAAATCCTATGAATTTTGTTTTCAATCTTAAATATATGCTTTTCGGTATGCTGACGATTTTCGCCGTGATAGGCATTATCGTTATAATAACAATGCTTTTGAACAAATTTTCGCACGGCAGAGAATAA
- a CDS encoding sodium ion-translocating decarboxylase subunit beta gives MSDILNNLASISIGQIIMWIIGGVLIYLAIKKDMEPTLLLPIGFGAILVNIPFSGAVGSEGALTTLYNAGIANELFPLILFIGIGAMIDFGPILTNPKLMIFGAAAQFGIFFTLCTASVFFDINDAASIAVIGAADGPTSIVVAQMLNSKYLGAIMVAAYSYMALVPIIQPPVIKLLTTKKERMIRMEYQQKDVSKLTRIIFPIAITVVAGIVSPASVSLIGFLMFGNLIRECGVLNSLSETAQKVLANLVTIFLGITIASQMQAESFLRLETLLILGLGLVAFIFDTAGGVLFAKFLNLFLKKKINPMIGAAGISAFPMSGRTVHKIGLAEDKQNHLLMHSIGVNVSGQIASVIAGGLILNFFMK, from the coding sequence ATGAGCGACATTTTAAACAATCTGGCAAGCATTTCAATAGGTCAGATTATTATGTGGATAATCGGCGGAGTGCTGATTTATCTTGCAATCAAAAAAGATATGGAACCGACACTGCTTTTGCCTATCGGCTTCGGCGCGATTTTGGTAAATATCCCGTTTTCGGGCGCAGTGGGCAGTGAGGGCGCACTTACAACGCTTTACAACGCAGGTATCGCAAACGAACTTTTTCCGCTGATTTTGTTTATCGGAATAGGTGCAATGATTGATTTCGGACCGATTTTAACAAATCCGAAGCTTATGATTTTCGGCGCAGCGGCGCAGTTCGGCATATTCTTCACGCTGTGCACGGCGTCGGTGTTCTTCGATATAAACGACGCAGCGTCAATCGCGGTTATCGGTGCGGCAGACGGCCCCACGTCGATAGTTGTCGCTCAAATGCTCAATTCAAAATATCTCGGCGCGATAATGGTTGCGGCTTATTCGTATATGGCGCTCGTTCCCATTATTCAGCCCCCTGTAATCAAGCTTTTGACCACAAAAAAAGAGCGTATGATAAGAATGGAATATCAGCAGAAAGACGTTTCAAAGCTTACGAGAATTATTTTCCCGATTGCAATTACTGTTGTTGCAGGTATAGTTTCGCCTGCGTCGGTGTCGCTCATAGGCTTTTTGATGTTCGGCAACCTCATAAGAGAGTGCGGAGTTCTTAACTCGCTTTCCGAAACGGCACAGAAAGTGCTTGCGAACCTCGTTACGATATTCCTCGGTATAACAATAGCGTCGCAAATGCAGGCGGAAAGCTTCTTGAGGCTTGAAACACTGCTTATTTTGGGACTCGGACTCGTTGCGTTTATCTTTGATACCGCGGGCGGTGTGCTTTTTGCAAAGTTTTTGAACCTTTTCTTAAAGAAAAAAATCAATCCGATGATTGGCGCGGCGGGTATCTCCGCATTCCCGATGTCGGGCAGAACGGTACATAAAATAGGTCTTGCCGAAGATAAGCAAAACCATCTTCTTATGCATTCAATCGGCGTCAACGTTTCGGGACAGATTGCGTCGGTTATCGCGGGCGGTTTAATTCTTAATTTCTTTATGAAATAG
- the gltA gene encoding NADPH-dependent glutamate synthase, producing MAAKINMNPERNPMPAQDAKARGKNFDEVTYGYSEATAIDEALRCLSCKHMPCVSGCPVNIHIPEFIGKIKEGDFEGAYQVINKSSSLPAVCGRVCPQEVQCEAKCVRGIKGESVGIGRLERFVADWHNAHANGAVNKIEKNGHKAAVVGSGPSGLTCAGDLAKKGYDVTVFEALHTAGGVLVYGIPEFRLPKAIVKKEVENLKEMGVKIETNIIIGKTLTVDELFDMGFEAVFIGSGAGLPNFMGIPGESYNGVYSANEFLTRSNLMKAYESDPVTPIMKGGKVAVVGGGNVAMDAARSALRLGAEKVYIVYRRSMEELPARKEEVEHAIEEGIEFMLLNNPVEILGYHNPDDRRDPKNGFVTGMKCIKMELGEPDENGRRRPVPIEGSEFVLDVDTVIISIGTSPNPLIKTTTKGLEVNRRGGIIVEENGATTKEGVYAGGDAVTGAATVISAMGAGKIAAKAIDEYIQSK from the coding sequence ATGGCGGCAAAAATAAATATGAACCCCGAGAGAAATCCTATGCCGGCGCAGGACGCAAAGGCAAGAGGCAAAAATTTTGACGAAGTTACCTACGGCTACAGCGAGGCAACCGCAATCGACGAGGCACTGCGCTGTCTTTCGTGCAAGCATATGCCGTGCGTTTCGGGATGTCCCGTAAACATTCATATTCCCGAATTTATCGGAAAAATAAAAGAGGGCGACTTTGAGGGCGCATATCAGGTTATAAACAAATCGTCGTCCCTTCCTGCGGTTTGCGGAAGAGTTTGTCCGCAGGAGGTGCAGTGCGAGGCTAAATGCGTAAGAGGCATAAAAGGCGAAAGCGTCGGAATAGGCAGGCTTGAACGCTTTGTTGCCGACTGGCACAACGCGCACGCAAACGGCGCTGTGAACAAAATCGAGAAAAACGGCCATAAAGCGGCGGTTGTAGGCTCGGGCCCGTCGGGACTCACCTGTGCCGGCGACCTTGCAAAAAAAGGCTACGACGTGACGGTGTTTGAGGCACTTCACACAGCCGGCGGTGTGCTTGTTTACGGAATTCCCGAATTCAGACTTCCTAAAGCAATCGTTAAAAAAGAGGTTGAAAACCTCAAAGAAATGGGCGTTAAAATAGAAACGAACATTATAATAGGAAAAACCCTCACGGTTGACGAACTTTTCGATATGGGCTTTGAGGCAGTATTTATAGGTTCGGGCGCAGGACTTCCCAACTTTATGGGAATACCGGGCGAATCGTACAACGGCGTATATTCCGCAAATGAATTTTTAACACGAAGCAACCTTATGAAAGCATATGAAAGCGACCCTGTAACGCCGATTATGAAAGGCGGAAAGGTTGCGGTTGTCGGCGGCGGAAACGTTGCTATGGACGCGGCGCGAAGTGCGTTAAGGCTGGGCGCGGAGAAAGTTTATATCGTCTACCGCCGTTCAATGGAGGAACTTCCCGCGCGTAAAGAAGAGGTTGAACACGCGATTGAGGAGGGCATTGAATTTATGCTTTTGAACAATCCCGTTGAAATTTTGGGTTATCACAACCCCGATGACAGACGCGACCCGAAAAATGGCTTTGTGACCGGTATGAAGTGCATTAAAATGGAACTCGGCGAGCCTGACGAAAACGGCAGACGCCGTCCCGTTCCGATAGAGGGCAGTGAATTTGTGCTCGACGTTGACACGGTTATAATTTCAATCGGAACCTCCCCCAATCCGCTTATCAAAACCACAACGAAAGGTCTTGAAGTTAACAGACGCGGAGGAATTATCGTCGAGGAAAACGGCGCAACCACAAAAGAGGGCGTTTATGCCGGCGGTGACGCGGTTACGGGCGCGGCAACGGTTATTTCGGCGATGGGCGCAGGCAAAATTGCCGCAAAAGCGATTGACGAATATATTCAAAGCAAATAA
- a CDS encoding iron-containing alcohol dehydrogenase gives MKRFTLPRDLYHGKGALEALKGFEGKRAMILSGGGSMRKSGFLDKAEKYLKEAGMEVEFFEGIESDPSVETVMKGADAMEKFKPDWIVAIGGGSPIDAAKAMWIKYEYPDITFEDMCKVFAIPKLRRKAHFCAVSSTSGTATEVTAFSIITDYNKGIKYPIADFEITPDVAIVDPDLVATLPQKLIAHTGMDAMTHSIEAYVSTAHTDYTDPLALHAIRMINADLEGSYNGDLEKREKMHNAQCLAGMAFSNALLGIVHSMAHKTGAAFADKGAHITHGAANAMYLPKVIAFNAKNAEAKKRYCEIADLINLGGTSADEKVQNLINRLRELQKTLNIPLCIKNYGADSCPAENGFVSEDVFLQRVSDIAKNAVADACTLSNPREISPEQMEKLLKCCYYDTEVDF, from the coding sequence ATGAAACGATTTACTCTGCCGAGAGATTTATACCACGGAAAAGGCGCGCTTGAAGCGCTTAAAGGCTTTGAGGGAAAACGCGCAATGATACTGTCGGGCGGCGGCTCGATGAGAAAATCGGGATTTTTGGACAAAGCGGAGAAATATCTTAAAGAAGCAGGTATGGAGGTTGAATTTTTCGAGGGAATAGAGAGCGACCCGTCGGTTGAAACGGTTATGAAAGGCGCGGACGCAATGGAAAAGTTCAAGCCCGACTGGATTGTTGCAATCGGAGGCGGTTCGCCTATCGACGCGGCAAAGGCAATGTGGATAAAATACGAATATCCCGATATAACTTTTGAAGATATGTGCAAGGTTTTTGCAATACCGAAATTAAGGCGCAAGGCGCATTTCTGTGCGGTTTCGTCAACTTCGGGAACGGCTACCGAGGTAACGGCGTTTTCCATCATAACCGACTATAATAAGGGCATAAAATATCCCATTGCCGACTTTGAAATCACTCCCGATGTTGCGATTGTCGACCCCGACCTTGTTGCAACGCTTCCTCAAAAGCTTATCGCGCACACAGGTATGGACGCTATGACCCATTCAATCGAGGCATATGTTTCCACTGCGCACACCGACTATACCGACCCCCTTGCACTGCATGCCATACGAATGATAAATGCCGATTTGGAGGGTTCGTATAACGGCGATTTGGAAAAACGCGAAAAGATGCACAACGCACAGTGCCTTGCCGGAATGGCATTTTCAAACGCGCTTTTGGGAATTGTTCACTCTATGGCGCACAAAACGGGTGCGGCGTTTGCCGACAAGGGCGCGCACATCACACACGGCGCGGCAAACGCTATGTATCTTCCGAAAGTAATCGCGTTCAACGCAAAAAATGCCGAGGCGAAAAAGCGGTACTGCGAAATTGCCGACCTTATAAATCTCGGCGGTACAAGCGCGGACGAAAAGGTGCAAAATCTTATAAACAGACTGCGTGAACTTCAAAAAACGCTGAACATTCCGCTTTGCATAAAAAATTACGGTGCGGACTCCTGCCCTGCCGAAAACGGATTTGTTTCGGAGGACGTATTTTTGCAGAGAGTGTCGGACATTGCCAAAAATGCGGTTGCCGATGCCTGTACGCTTTCAAATCCGCGCGAAATTTCGCCCGAACAGATGGAAAAGCTTTTAAAATGCTGTTACTACGATACCGAAGTGGATTTTTAA
- the pyk gene encoding pyruvate kinase, whose product MRKTKIVCTIGPSCCSEEMIEKMIFAGMNVARLNFSHGDHDYHKDNIETVKKVRKRLNSPVALMLDTKGPEIRVKTFKNGRVTLKDGDIFTLRSNDVEGNEKEVSVTYAKLPSQLAEGTKILLDDGKIELCVVKAGEDFAECKVVCGGVLSDKKGINLPNVPISMPYLSERDKSDILFGIENDVDFVAASFVRNKDDVIALRKFINYNGGHSIKIVSKIENSEGISNFDEILEASDGIMVARGDLGVEIEYELLPGIQKRFIKQCYKSGKMVITATQMLDSMMSYPTPTRAEITDVANAVFDGTSAVMLSGETAAGKYPITAVKVMAKIVEQAEKDAFGMNVYDGVDYDLDTSDITNAVCDAACTTARDIKAQAIVALSKYGQTARRMSKFRPAQPIIAPTPVEKTFNQLSLSWGVYPVLSRFQKTSDELFCHAIDCAKQIDMVSVGDRVVIIAGIPLDTPGNTNIMKVEIVSNDVK is encoded by the coding sequence ATGAGGAAGACAAAGATAGTTTGCACCATAGGTCCTTCGTGCTGCAGTGAGGAAATGATTGAAAAAATGATTTTTGCAGGTATGAACGTTGCCAGACTTAATTTTTCACACGGCGACCACGATTATCATAAAGATAATATAGAAACCGTCAAGAAAGTGAGAAAGCGTCTTAACAGTCCCGTTGCGCTTATGCTGGACACAAAAGGTCCCGAAATCAGGGTTAAAACCTTTAAAAACGGCAGGGTGACGCTTAAAGACGGCGATATTTTCACGCTCCGTTCAAATGACGTTGAGGGAAATGAAAAAGAGGTCAGCGTAACGTATGCAAAGCTTCCGTCACAGCTTGCCGAGGGCACAAAAATCCTCCTCGATGACGGAAAAATCGAACTTTGCGTGGTTAAAGCAGGCGAGGATTTTGCGGAGTGCAAAGTTGTGTGCGGAGGTGTTTTGTCAGACAAAAAGGGCATAAATCTCCCTAATGTACCGATTTCAATGCCGTATTTGAGCGAACGCGACAAGAGTGATATTTTGTTCGGAATTGAAAACGACGTTGATTTTGTTGCCGCGTCGTTCGTGCGCAATAAAGATGACGTTATTGCACTGCGCAAATTCATAAACTACAACGGCGGACATTCGATAAAAATTGTTTCAAAAATAGAAAATTCCGAGGGAATAAGCAATTTTGATGAAATTTTGGAGGCGTCGGACGGCATTATGGTTGCACGCGGCGACCTCGGCGTTGAAATTGAATATGAGCTTTTGCCCGGTATTCAGAAAAGATTTATAAAACAGTGCTACAAATCGGGAAAAATGGTTATCACCGCAACGCAGATGCTCGATTCAATGATGTCGTATCCCACACCGACGCGTGCGGAAATCACCGACGTTGCAAATGCGGTTTTTGACGGCACTTCGGCGGTTATGCTTTCGGGCGAAACCGCGGCGGGAAAATATCCGATTACGGCGGTTAAGGTTATGGCAAAAATCGTTGAACAGGCGGAAAAAGACGCCTTTGGTATGAACGTTTACGACGGTGTTGACTACGACCTTGATACGTCGGACATCACAAATGCGGTGTGCGACGCGGCCTGCACAACAGCGCGCGATATTAAAGCGCAGGCGATTGTTGCGCTTTCAAAATACGGTCAGACGGCGCGCAGAATGTCGAAATTCAGACCGGCACAGCCGATTATAGCGCCAACACCCGTTGAAAAAACGTTTAATCAGCTATCTCTTTCGTGGGGAGTTTACCCCGTGCTTTCGCGTTTCCAGAAAACCAGCGACGAGCTTTTCTGCCACGCTATCGACTGCGCAAAACAAATAGATATGGTGTCGGTGGGTGACAGGGTGGTAATTATCGCCGGAATACCTCTCGATACACCGGGCAACACAAACATTATGAAAGTTGAAATCGTCAGCAACGACGTAAAATAA
- a CDS encoding sulfide/dihydroorotate dehydrogenase-like FAD/NAD-binding protein, producing MYKILKKEELNPTVTMMDIYAPFVAKKAEPGQFIILRVDENGERIPLTIAGYDREKGSVKIIFQIVGATTKKLNMKNEGEYIEDFAGPLGVATHTDGLKKVCIVGGGVGCAIALPIAQKLKENGCEVTSIIGFRTKDLLILEDEFNSASEKLYVMTDDGSYGREGNVCVPLNEMFDAGEKFDMVITIGPLIMMKFVVEATKKTGIPCTVSMNPIMIDGTGMCGGCRLTLIEDGKRVTKFACVDGPDFNGYEVDFDEAMARGGMYREFERHAYEETCNLFAKEGK from the coding sequence ATGTATAAAATTCTAAAAAAAGAAGAACTTAACCCGACTGTGACAATGATGGACATTTACGCTCCGTTTGTTGCAAAAAAAGCAGAACCGGGACAGTTTATCATTTTACGCGTAGACGAAAACGGCGAGAGAATACCTCTTACCATTGCAGGCTACGACAGGGAAAAAGGCTCGGTTAAAATAATTTTCCAGATTGTGGGCGCAACCACAAAAAAACTCAATATGAAAAACGAGGGCGAATATATTGAAGATTTCGCAGGTCCTCTGGGCGTTGCAACCCACACCGACGGACTTAAAAAAGTCTGTATCGTGGGCGGAGGAGTCGGCTGTGCCATTGCACTCCCCATTGCGCAAAAACTTAAAGAAAACGGCTGTGAAGTCACCTCGATTATCGGTTTCAGAACAAAAGACCTGCTCATTTTGGAGGACGAGTTTAATTCAGCGTCCGAAAAGCTTTACGTTATGACCGACGACGGTTCATACGGCAGAGAGGGCAACGTTTGCGTACCGCTCAACGAAATGTTTGACGCCGGCGAAAAGTTTGATATGGTTATCACAATCGGACCGCTCATTATGATGAAATTCGTCGTTGAGGCGACAAAAAAGACGGGTATTCCCTGTACCGTTTCTATGAACCCGATTATGATTGACGGAACGGGTATGTGCGGAGGATGCCGTCTTACGCTTATCGAGGACGGAAAGAGAGTGACAAAGTTCGCGTGCGTCGACGGTCCGGACTTTAACGGCTACGAGGTTGATTTTGACGAGGCTATGGCGCGCGGAGGAATGTACCGCGAATTTGAAAGACACGCATATGAAGAAACGTGCAATCTTTTTGCAAAGGAGGGCAAATAA